The region CCAACAACAGCCGCTTTTTCAGCTTCATCCCCGCCGCGTTCAAAATGGTACGGATGGCTCGGGCGGTGCGCCCCTGTTTGCCAATGACTTTGCCAAGGTCTTTCTGTGCGACGCGCAACTCTAACACCGTTGTGGCCTGACCCTCGACCTCTCTCACCTCAACTTGCTCCGGATAATCCACCAAGGCTTTCGCCATCATCTCGAGCAGCTCTTTCATAGCTCTGGCCCCCCTTAAGTTATCATCATGCATCTTGTCGTAAGCGTTCGTGCAGACCGGTCGAACTCTCGCTATCTGCTTCGCGCACTTCACACCATCGCTCGATCCTGTGCGGGGGGAGAAAGCCTGCCCAGTTGATGAGGAGAAATTAACCGGTTGTCGCCGGCTGCCGCTTCAATAACCGACGGACTGTATCTGTTGGCTGAGCGCCATGCCGCAGCCAATACTCAACCCGCTCTCGGTCAATTTGAATTTCCGCCGGCTGCTTCACCGGGTCGTAGTAACCAACTGTGTCAACGAATCTCCCGTCCCGCCGAGACCGCTTTTCCGCAACAACAATACGATAAAACGGTCGCTTTTTTGCTCCCATCCTTGTCAATCTTATTGCTAACAATGCCTTAAACCTCCTAGATTATATGCTGATCGTAAAAAAATTCCAATAACTTTTTTCGCCGGCTCAACGCTTGCGGCGATTCTTACGGCGTCGTCGCGCTTTGCGCGAACCGCCATGGGCTGCCGCACGCAACTGAGGTATCTGACCCGTGGCCAGGTCTCTCATCATGGCACGCATCTGTCTGTACTCCATGAGCAGTTGGTTGACGTCCTCAACCGATGTGCCGCTGCCGCGGGCAATGCGTTTGCGACGGCTGCCGTCAATGATCTTGTCGTTGGCTCGCTCCTTGGGCGTCATCGAGTTGATGATCGCCTCAGTTTTCTTCAACTGCTTATCAATCATGGCCATGTGCTCAGGGGTCAACTTGTCTATACCAACCATTCGGAGTAAATCGGCTGGTAGGAAGTCCAGGAGCTTGCCGAGCGAACCAATCCGCTTGGCCATCTTGAGCTGGTCGCGAAAGTCCTCCAGCGTGAACTGATTTCGCCGTAGCTTCTCTTCCAGGCGTAAAGCCTCCGACTGATCCACTTCGGCTTGCACCTTCTCGATCATCGAGAGCACGTCGCCCATCCCCAGAATGCGCGAGGCCACTCGATCCGGATAGAACAGCTCCAGCGCATCATATTTTTCACCGACACCGATGAACTTGATCGGCTGACCAATGACCGCCTTGATCGAAAGAGCAGCGCCGCCGCGTGTATCCCCGTCCATTTTGGTCAAGATGACCCCTGATAACCCAAGACGGTTGTGGAAAGCTTCGGCGCTTTTGACAGCATCCTGGCCGGTCATGGCGTCGGCCACGAACAGAATCTCAATCGGGCGCAGCTCCCGCTTCAATTCTTGCAATTCCACCATCAGCTCTTCGTCAATATGCAGCCGGCCAGCCGTGTCAACGAGCAACGTATCAAATCCTCTCAATTCGGCGTGCTGTCGCGCCTGACGGGCTAATGCCAGGGGATCATTGATTGCCGGATCATCATACACTGGGCGATTGAGCTGGCGAGCGATAATGGCCAGTTGCTGCCGTGCCGCCGGACGGTACACGTCGGTTGACAGCAGCAGCGGATTGCGATTCTGTTTATACAGGTAATGAGCCAATTTTCCGGCGGTCGTTGTCTTGCCCGATCCTTGCAGTCCAACGATCATAATCACGTTGGGAAGACGTGGCGTGAACATCAGATGCGTGGACGTGCTGCCGAGCATCTCTACCAGCTCGTCGTAGACGATTTTGACGACCTGCTGGGCTGGTGAAAGTGAACCGAGAACGTCCTGACCAAGGGCTTTTTGCTTAATGGTCTCAGTGAACTGCTTGACGACCTTGAAATGGACGTCAGCTTCCAGTAGAGCAATACGAATCTCGCGCATTGCCGCCTCGATCTGCTCAGCGGAGAGCCGTGATTGCCCTCGCAGGTCGCGGATGACGCGCTTGAGTTTTTCTGAGAGTGCCTCAAACATATTCGCGCATTCGGCTGCAAAGCCAAAGCAGCAAAGGTATCTGCCGAACCGGTGATTGTCAAGCAACGCGCCGGATGCGATAAAAGTTGCTTGTGCCTCTTCCAACCCTAATGATACAATCCCACGCTTTGAGTTACCCTTATCTTTTGCAAAGAGGTATGCGATGAAGTACTTGTCATGGATCATGATTGGTGTGGCGTTGGCCCTCTGGCCGACCGTCGCCTTAGCGCAAGGAGTCACGGCTTCACAGTCAACGACGCCGGTGAGCAGCGCTTCGCCGATAAATTTACCCACCGGACGCTTCGCCGTCATCAATACGGGCGCGTTTACTGGCCAAAACGGTATTGAACAATTGAAACAACAAATTGATCGCGTCGAAGAGATGTTCAAAGACCGCAAAGCGGAGTTGGTTGCTCTACAGCAACGCGCTGATGCGCTCCAGCGGGAACTCCAGGTGCAAGGTTCAAACCTGACGGCAGCGGCTCTGGAAGCGAAACAAGAGGAGCTGGAGAACCTTCAGTTAGACATCCAGCGCAAGAAAGAAGACTTCGAGAAGGATTACACCAAAGTGCTGCGAGATGCGACCGATCCGGTGGTCGGACGGATCAACGATTTTTTGACCAAATATGCTAAAGAAAACAACATCACATTGGTCCTGGAGGCGGGCGTGCTCTATCAAGTGCGTGGCTTGGCCTATGTTGATCCGGGCCTGGACATCACCAGGATGTTCATTGAGGCATATAATGCCGCCCATCCGGTCACGCCAGGCTCTCCCAGGCCAGGAACGAATCGTTGATCAATTCGTTGAACCGGTTTTTGTTGTTCTACCCAGGGATCGCTCATGAGCTCCGCGCTCGCCACGAAGCATGAAAAATGGCG is a window of Blastocatellia bacterium DNA encoding:
- a CDS encoding KH domain-containing protein — protein: MKELLEMMAKALVDYPEQVEVREVEGQATTVLELRVAQKDLGKVIGKQGRTARAIRTILNAAGMKLKKRLLLEIIE
- the rpsP gene encoding 30S ribosomal protein S16 — its product is MLAIRLTRMGAKKRPFYRIVVAEKRSRRDGRFVDTVGYYDPVKQPAEIQIDRERVEYWLRHGAQPTDTVRRLLKRQPATTG
- the ffh gene encoding signal recognition particle protein, with amino-acid sequence MFEALSEKLKRVIRDLRGQSRLSAEQIEAAMREIRIALLEADVHFKVVKQFTETIKQKALGQDVLGSLSPAQQVVKIVYDELVEMLGSTSTHLMFTPRLPNVIMIVGLQGSGKTTTAGKLAHYLYKQNRNPLLLSTDVYRPAARQQLAIIARQLNRPVYDDPAINDPLALARQARQHAELRGFDTLLVDTAGRLHIDEELMVELQELKRELRPIEILFVADAMTGQDAVKSAEAFHNRLGLSGVILTKMDGDTRGGAALSIKAVIGQPIKFIGVGEKYDALELFYPDRVASRILGMGDVLSMIEKVQAEVDQSEALRLEEKLRRNQFTLEDFRDQLKMAKRIGSLGKLLDFLPADLLRMVGIDKLTPEHMAMIDKQLKKTEAIINSMTPKERANDKIIDGSRRKRIARGSGTSVEDVNQLLMEYRQMRAMMRDLATGQIPQLRAAAHGGSRKARRRRKNRRKR
- a CDS encoding OmpH family outer membrane protein, whose product is MKYLSWIMIGVALALWPTVALAQGVTASQSTTPVSSASPINLPTGRFAVINTGAFTGQNGIEQLKQQIDRVEEMFKDRKAELVALQQRADALQRELQVQGSNLTAAALEAKQEELENLQLDIQRKKEDFEKDYTKVLRDATDPVVGRINDFLTKYAKENNITLVLEAGVLYQVRGLAYVDPGLDITRMFIEAYNAAHPVTPGSPRPGTNR